GGCTGGTCGCTATCATTGACAGGTTTAGTAATCAACGTGGATTGGCTCATGGAAAGAAGTCTTGACTGGAATGTATACCCGGTGTCAGTGAAACATCCTCTCAAAATCACAGTGTTGGGATAGGAGGCAAGTCTTGCGTTTAGAATTCCAGTGACAACTGCGTCTTTCGCTGTTGTGGCTGGTGGCCTCTTTTGGGGTCATCACTGACGATAACAACAAAATCTCAGCGATTAGCACACTTGTGGTAGCTAAGAAGCAGGACGATTTACCCCTCTCCCATGGGCAAGAAACCTATGCGCTTTGAAGTTTTCTGTGAGAATAAAATAACTTCTAGAGCCGCATGACACCAAAAATCCCGTGATTGTCTCCTAATGCCAACCGTTGACCATCTGGTGAAAAGGCGAGCCTACTGACGCCATCACGATCATACTGGCTCCTTAGCTGAAATGTGTCCAAGTCATTCAGCTCCCATACAAGTAGTTTGTTAGTCTTGCAGCTCGCGACAAGTGTTCGAGAATCTGGCGAGAATGCGATGGTCAGCACGGTACCAGGGACTTCCAACGTGGCGTTCAACTTCCAACTCCCTCCTGGCATTATTTCAAACACCAAAAAACCTGTACCGAGTAATGTCTGAGCAGCAAACCACCGAGAATCTGGAGAAAAGGCCGCAGTACTTGCGAGTTGGCATGCAGAAGGTAAGGTGTAACGGACCAGCATGCCACCAGGGGCCTCGGACTTGAAGAAATGCTGGCCGGTGGCTCTCCTGGACGGAACTCCAACATACTGCTCACCATCTGGTGACCAGGAAAAGCCGCTATTGCCATCGAAGTGCTCCTGGAATATGTCATATCCCCCTTGTGAGTTGGCGTCCCAGATAGTCAACctttgcttcttggactttgGCTCGGCCCAAACGATCATTATGCGTCGTCCATCCTTCACTATCATAtccttcatgatggccttACCATTGCAGACATAGTGACTCATGATCGGTTCGAAATAGTCTCGCCCACCAAGCGTACAGGTCACAGCAAGCAATTGCTCCTTGGTAGATGATGACCCCTCCCGTCCCAAGAACAGTACCAGGCGGCTGCTGTCAGAAGAAAATGAAACCCAGATCGGAGAACTGTATCCACACGTCGTTCTAAGGCATTGATCTCTTCGGAAATTGCCTTGCTCGTCAATATTCCAGAGTTGAAGCCGTGTCCCGTATTCTTCCCCATAAGTAGACGCAAACCATTTGCCGTCTGGTGAGAAAGCAAGGTGCGTAATAGACTCATACACGTTGTAGCTTGTGGTTTCTGTAGAGCTGTTGCCGGCTTCAATCGTGACAGATATTGCGGTTTCGGCTCTGGTTGTGATGATGGGTCGAGCCTCGGACGGCGGCAGAATGAACTGTGGACCCATTGAGTGTGTCAAGTCGTCTTTAGTATTCCGTGTGCCATTGTAGATGATGTAATTATGATCTCGGAGCACATGTAATCCGGATGAGTCCTCTAGTGTAAGGAAGTTGTTGGACGTCTCATTAGTAGGCCCACGTAAGTTGTTGATGAAAGAGAGCCAGCGACGCCAGAACCCAGCTGTGGAGTGTTCACAAAGGCTCAAGTCGCTGGACTGGCCTTTTGTACCAGTAATGGATGCTATATCAGCGCTCTGATAGTTTGCCGACCTCTGTTCCTCACTTGGTAACCTCACAATTTGGGTTCCAGATGTTGTGTCAATGCCACTAGGCTGGACGTGCTTAGGGTTAGGAAAATGCGCCGTAGCCGTTGTCCAGCGTCCCGAGGCTGGCTTGCTTTCTAATGTGCCACTAATTCCCGGTACAGAAGTTTCTCCATCTATAGTGCCCGAGGTCgaaagatgatggtgggatgatgatgaaatCCAGGAATGTCCCAAGGCCTGGGTCGCCGTGGGGCGGTCACCCGGGGAACGACTCATGAGCCACTCACTGAATAACTTGGACTCACCAGTTAACAAAGAACTGATGGGAAACGGGGCACATTGCCGAACATAGCGGTATAGCTTCGAATATGGATTGTCTCCGAATGGTAGAGCTCCCGTAGTTAAACGAAAGGCGATGACACCAACGGCCCAGATATCGACTTCGAAGGAATAAGTCCGATCTGCTATGCAATCACAGGATTCTTCGTCGGCATAAGTGAAGATGTGGCATAGTTCGGGTGCCCAGTATGGTGGTGTCCCGACAGTAGTTCGAAGAGTTGTGGCTTCCTTGCTGCAGCCGAAGTCGGAGAGCTTAACCCACCAGTTAGGGTCTTTTTCTTGAACAAGGATGTTCTGGTGTCAAAGATGTTAGAGAAAACGTAGGGCTGGATTTTGTGGAAGAGGGGGTGGAGAGAAAGTAAGTAAAGAAGAGGGGAAGGATGAGTGGTTCAGGAAGAAAAATAGACAAAACCTACTGCGGGCTTCAAGTCGCGATGGGCGAACTTGCTTTCGTGCATGAAAGAGAGGCCTCGAAGAATTTGTCGCGTGATACTAGATGCTTCGCCATCAGGGAGTGGTTGTGCGATATGGGACTGCAGATCTCCATGAGGGAAATACTGCATGGTAATGAACAGTGCCTTTGGAGTCTGAAACCATCCAAAAGAAGACACGAAGTAGTTGCGGTACTACAAGTCATGTTCCTTAGTAAAGAGACTGAAACAACGCCGTTGAACCATACCTGTTGGTGCGAAAACTTGATGAGAGCCGAGAGCTCCTGATGACAGACGTTGACGCTTGTATGCTCTAAAGATTGCCGCGAGGTTTTGGAAATTACTTTGACGGCTCGAAGATCTCCGACCCGGGGACCTGTAGTGCATTTCTGGAGCCAGACCTCGCCGtagcctcctcttcccagCATCTCTAGGCGCTCCCACCTCTCATCAGCAGACCACCTCTGTTGGCTGGGATGACACGTAAAGGTGTCGTTGACTTCTTTGACTTTGAGTTCCCATTGTTGAATGAGCTGATCATTGTCCATAGTAAGCGGCGAGTAGTGATGCCGCTTCAGAAGACGTCGAAGGTAAGAATTGCGGGGAAGTTAAGGGTGGACATGCGGAACCTGGGAATTGTGCACATATAacaaggcaaggcagaaAAATAAGCAGCACGATTTAGCCAAGGCAGAAAGATGGCTGGCTGTGGCGTAGCCTGTTCCGGGGGTTGGGCGTTTCGATTTCAAGGTGCGGCCTGACGTTAGGGCCATTCATAAGAGCTTGTGGCTGCTTTGTCATGGGCCGATAGCCTATAACTGCGACACAAATGCCTACTGACCGTGACCCAAGGTCACCGACTGGGATCGAGTTATTGATGTGGTAGAATGTGTGTCTCTATGTGTGTTCTTTGATCATGTGCATGACCAGAACGTCATTGAAAAAGTAGAATATGGTAGAATGTGCTAAGGTATAAGATGCTAAGCTGCCCGGTGCCGGACATGGGGTTAAGAGATCCGGGGGGCACACTTATTCTTGTTGAGAGAATTTTATCAAGTCGAAAACTGAGGATTGAGAATGAGAAGTGTTCTTTGTCGTATAAGAAATACAAAAAGGCATAATAATATAAGCACTAAAAAGCAATACTAGTAGGTGGTAGATATTGTAAAAATTAACCATTGCTAGTTATTCTTAAGCTGAACAACGAACGCTTTTGAGCGATGCTCCGAGCTCCTTATTAACAGGAGCGACAAAAcagaagcaaaaaaaaacACACTCCGGtacagggaatcgaaccctgggCTCCGCGGTACTTATTCCCTCAGGTTATGAGAGCGCGAAATGTTAGCCACTACACCATACCGGATTGGTGATCATCGGGACTCTTGTCCGCAAACATGTCGGTAGCAACGACACAGGCAACTCAGGGCTCGATGACGATCACGGTAATTCAAGCCGTGTAATTACGAGCTCAGGTGTTAGCCAAGGGGCGGATACCAACATGAGGTGGTTGGTGACATAAGATATAGATCCCTCGTATGTATCCCTCGACCAATGGAAAGCACCTACTCGTTGATATCTGGCGAAACGAGAGGTGATGGGCGATAGTACTGTCAACTCGCATCAGACCCGGCCCCTCCTTGTAAAAAGTCTTTTAGCCGTGTGACCTCTGTTACAAGGATTTCCATGCGTTAGCTAATAGATCTGGTCGTGCAGAGTAGGTAGTTCCAATATCGCTTCAAAGTCTCGGGTGAGGGTCCCACTCCTCTCCGCCCGACATCCGACACTGCTTCCGAGCCCCTGGATGAGAGGCAAGATCATCGAGAAATCGAGAAGACAGTGTTCCGTTATTCCAAGGTTAGTCTGATAGCCAAATTTTACGTTCTTTTCTTCTTAGCTCTCAGCGGCCTTAAATGTTTGCAGGGACAGTATTCATTCCCAGCTTTTACTGAGTTTGCCCTTACAACAGCAGTACCAACCATGCATATCCATCAGCGTGCCCCAATAGATGTTGAGGCAAAGCTCGCCTCGCTGACATTATCTGAGAAGATTTCTCTCCTTTCAGGTGCGTATCTTGACCACCTTCGTTTCTCTCCACCAACTCACACTTTACAGGCGCCGACTTCTGGCACACCGTGGCCCTCCCATCCCACAACATCCCCTCGGTGAAATGCACCGATGGACCCAACGGAGCCAGAGGCGGTCGCTTCTTCAACCCCGTCCCGGGACTTTGCATCCCCTGCGGAACAGGCTTGGGTGCCACCTGGAATCCCGACCTGCTTTACGCTGCAGGCCAGCTTCTGTCGCGAGAGTGTGAGGCCAAGGGCGCCCATGTGTGGTTAGGTCCTACGGTCAACTTGGTTCGTGGTCCTCTCAATGGACGCGGCTTTGAGAGCTTCTCTGAGGATCCTTACCTGAGCGGTGTACTGGCTACGGCCATTATTCGAGGCGTGCAGAGTCGAGGAACGCTCGCTGCCCTGAAGCACTTTGTGGCAAATGATCAAGAAACTGATAAGATGTCGACTGACATCTGTATGTCTGAGAGAGCCTTACGAGAAGTGTATCTGAAGCCTTTTCAGATGGCTGTCAGAGACGGTAAGCCAAAGGTTGTCATGTCGTCTTATAACAAGGTCAACGGTACCCACGTTTCGGAAAGTCAGAAGCTTCTAGATCAAATACTAAGGAGGGAATGGGAGTTTGATGGCCTCATAATGAGTGACTGGTGAGACTTTCTTAGTCAATATCGATGCCTTGGTTGGTTCACTGCTAATAGTAATAGGTTCGGCACCTATGGATGCAGTCGTGCGCTCAAGGCCGGCGTGGACATTGAGATGCCCGGTCCGTCGAGACACCGCGCTGATAAGGCCATCGTGGCCGTGACTTCCGGAAAGGTCTCCGTGGACACGATCGATGAAAGAGCAAGAAATGTCCTCAAGTTTGTCAACAACACAGCGACAGCACGAGTCTCACCAAAAGAGACAACCCGTGATTTGCCAGAGGATCGGGCCTTCAATCGACGTCTCGCCCAGGAGAGTATCGTCCTTCTCAAGAACTCGGAGAATATTCTTCCCCTTCGACCCCAAGACTGTCAAGAAGTTGCTGTTATTGGCCCGAACGCCAAGCTTCCTGCTGCTTGTGGAGGCGGAAGTGCCAATTTGCGACCATACTACACGAGCTCTGTCTTCCAAGGTATTCGAGATCAATTACCTTCCACGGCACGCGTTCACTTTGAGCCTGGCGTGTTCGGGCATGTTCTCCTCCCCTACTTCACAAGCGAACACGTCGTCGACGAGTTTGGACAGCCAGGGGTATCTGTCGCCTTCTTCAATGAGCCCGATTCGGTCCCGGATAGAAAACCCTTTGACTCTCAGAACGTTCCAGATACCACCTACCAGCTGATGGACTACAACCACCCAGAGAAGAAAGATGTATTCTATATATCAATGCGGGCAAATTACAAACCAGATGTCGACGGTCTGTATGAGTTTGGCCTAGCCAGCTATGGTGTTTCAAAGCTCTACATAGACGACCATCTCGTGATTGACAACGAGAGAGATCAATCCCATGGCGGTATGTTTTTCGGTCACGGCTCAACAGAGAGGCGTGGCACTTTCGAGATGTCGTCAAATCGCACCTATCGCTTGCGTGTGGAAGCGGGGAGTGCGCTGACGTCCAGGGTGACTGGAGGGGCGGGTTCAATGTTACCTCTACCAGGAGGTGCCTGTCGGCTGGGCGGGTGTCTGAAGCTTGATCCACTTGAGGGAATTAGTCGAGCTGTGTCTCTGGCGAAGCGATGCCATCAGGTCTTTGTAGTTGTCGGCTTCAACTCggacctggagaaggagggcatgGACAGAGATTCCATGGAACTTCCACCTCACGTCGACGACCTTGTTTCAGCTGTGCTGGAGGCTCAACCAAATGCCATAGTGGTTACCCAGGCTGGCAATCCAGTGGCTATGCCATGGAAGGCCAAGACAATTCTTCACAGCTGGTATGGGGGCAATGAGGCCGGAAACGCCGTTGCCGACGTTATCTTTGGCAAGACAAATCCCAGCGGGAAGCTGCCAATGACCTTTCCTAACCGACTTGAGGATGGGCCTACATATCTGAGCTTCGGAAGTGACAACGGCCAGATATACTATGCCGAGGATGTGTTCGTTGGACATAGATGGTTCGAGGCTCGTGGTATTGATGTTGCATTTCCATTTGGGTAAGGATACCTCTCTACCTATCTATACTGATGCGGCTTGCTAATCGCTCCCAGGCATGGCCTGAGTTACACTACATTTGCGATTTCCAATATGAAAATGGAAGGGAATAACGTACTGGTGGACGTGAAAAATACTGGGAATCTGACAGGCGCTGAAGTGCTACAACTATACGTCACCTTTAACACGGCAAAGTCTGGCAGGAGGTCGAGATTCTTGCGGTCACTACGGACGCTTGCGGGCTTTCAGAAGACTCTTCTAGAGCCTTCGCAAAGCACAACCGTGGTCATGTCTCTGGACAAGTATAGTACGGCTGTCTGGGATGTTAAGAGTGACAGCTGGTGTCGTGAAGCGGGCACGTACACGATTTCTGTTGTGAACTCCGGTGGGTGCTTGGAAACGGATTtggttgaagagaaggataATTATTGGAACGGACCTTGAGGTACAATAGATCCATAGGCGTAAATTAACAAGATTTCTTTTCATTCGTCACTACTGCCTTGTGTATCATCTTTAGATGGTCTGATATTGGCTGTCTTCTCCTACATCTGCCCAGGCATCCAGTCTCCCTCCATCAAAGGCCAGAACGAGTCCATAAATAGATCAGGCTGTCCAGAATCGTGTCTTGGATCGGCCCCAAGAGCAGAAAACTCGTCGTTATACCCCGAAGAACCTCCTAGGTAGCCATCGAAATCGTGTATCGATGCATCGAAGAGCTCTGGTATAGTCGTTTGCTGTTGAGCCTCCATCAACTGAACGTTCATAAGGGTAGGGCGGTTCTCGAGATATGCAGAGCCGGATTCATTCGTCACTGCCACCTCTTGAGTAATTGTGCTGTCT
This region of Fusarium keratoplasticum isolate Fu6.1 chromosome 7, whole genome shotgun sequence genomic DNA includes:
- a CDS encoding Beta-glucosidase: MHIHQRAPIDVEAKLASLTLSEKISLLSGADFWHTVALPSHNIPSVKCTDGPNGARGGRFFNPVPGLCIPCGTGLGATWNPDLLYAAGQLLSRECEAKGAHVWLGPTVNLVRGPLNGRGFESFSEDPYLSGVLATAIIRGVQSRGTLAALKHFVANDQETDKMSTDICMSERALREVYLKPFQMAVRDGKPKVVMSSYNKVNGTHVSESQKLLDQILRREWEFDGLIMSDWFGTYGCSRALKAGVDIEMPGPSRHRADKAIVAVTSGKVSVDTIDERARNVLKFVNNTATARVSPKETTRDLPEDRAFNRRLAQESIVLLKNSENILPLRPQDCQEVAVIGPNAKLPAACGGGSANLRPYYTSSVFQGIRDQLPSTARVHFEPGVFGHVLLPYFTSEHVVDEFGQPGVSVAFFNEPDSVPDRKPFDSQNVPDTTYQLMDYNHPEKKDVFYISMRANYKPDVDGLYEFGLASYGVSKLYIDDHLVIDNERDQSHGGMFFGHGSTERRGTFEMSSNRTYRLRVEAGSALTSRVTGGAGSMLPLPGGACRLGGCLKLDPLEGISRAVSLAKRCHQVFVVVGFNSDLEKEGMDRDSMELPPHVDDLVSAVLEAQPNAIVVTQAGNPVAMPWKAKTILHSWYGGNEAGNAVADVIFGKTNPSGKLPMTFPNRLEDGPTYLSFGSDNGQIYYAEDVFVGHRWFEARGIDVAFPFGHGLSYTTFAISNMKMEGNNVLVDVKNTGNLTGAEVLQLYVTFNTAKSGRRSRFLRSLRTLAGFQKTLLEPSQSTTVVMSLDKYSTAVWDVKSDSWCREAGTYTISVVNSGGCLETDLVEEKDNYWNGP